The Zygosaccharomyces rouxii strain CBS732 chromosome G complete sequence genome contains a region encoding:
- the CBC2 gene encoding nuclear cap-binding protein subunit CBC2 (highly similar to uniprot|Q08920 Saccharomyces cerevisiae YPL178W CBC2 Small subunit of the heterodimeric cap binding complex that also contains Sto1p component of the spliceosomal commitment complex interacts with Npl3p possibly to package mRNA for export from the nucleus contains an RNA-binding motif): MSLAEFDEIHYDHSVKRLDTPSSYLLRKARKNPNGLEELRQSVRSGTVYVGNLSFYTSEEQIYELFSKCGTIQRIVMGLDRFKFTPCGFCFVIYTKPEEALNAVKYLGDTKLDDRNISIDIDPGFEDGRQFGRGKSGGQVSDELRFEYDASRGGFAIPFSERVGNNYDFQAKPKHRRRRRQLSVSGSMQPPTMVQAPPPPMPEQSGGMSDQEDNYVPE, translated from the coding sequence ATGTCATTAGcagaatttgatgaaatacATTACGACCACTCAGTAAAACGCCTCGATACTCCCTCCAGTTACTTACTTCGTAAGGCTAGAAAGAATCCTAATGGGttagaagaattgagaCAATCAGTGCGTTCAGGAACTGTCTACGTTGGAAATCTCTCATTCTATACAtctgaagaacaaattTATGAATTGTTTAGTAAATGTGGCACTATTCAACGTATTGTTATGGGGTTAGATAGATTCAAATTTACACCATGTGGATTCTGCTTTGTTATTTATACTAAACCAGAGGAAGCCCTTAATGCTGTTAAATATTTGGGTGACACCAAATTAGATGATCGTAATATCTCAATTGATATTGATCCAGGGTTCGAAGATGGACGTCAATTTGGTCGTGGTAAAAGTGGTGGACAAGTTTCTGATGAACTACGATTTGAATACGACGCATCAAGAGGTGGATTTGCTATTCCATTCTCTGAAAGAGTCGGCAATAACTATGATTTCCAAGCCAAGCCAAAACATAGAAGACGTAGACGCCAATTATCAGTATCAGGTTCTATGCAGCCTCCAACGATGGTACAAGCTCCACCACCGCCAATGCCGGAACAATCGGGTGGTATGTCTGATCAAGAAGACAACTATGTCCCTGAATGA
- a CDS encoding formate dehydrogenase (highly similar to uniprot|Q08911 Saccharomyces cerevisiae YOR388C FDH1 NAD()-dependent formate dehydrogenase may protect cells from exogenous formate), producing the protein MSNGSVLLVLYEGGKHAAEQEKLLGAIENELGIRKYIESNGYKLLTTIDKDPEPTSAVDEHLKDAEIVITTPFYPAYITKSRIAQAPKLKLAITAGVGSDHVDLNAANERKITVAEVTGSNVVSVAEHVVMTILVLIRNYNGGHHQAVNGEWDIAGVAKNEYDLEDKVISTVGAGRIGYRVLERLVAFNPKKLLYYDYQDLPAEAVKRLNDVSQLLNGRGDIVQRVGKLEDMVSQSDVVTINAPLHEGTRGLFNKELISHMKDGAYLVNTARGAICVAEDVADAVKSGKLRGYGGDVWDKQPAPKDHPWRSMDNRDHTGNAMTVHISGTSLDAQERYALGVKSILESYFSKKFDYRPQDVIVKDGEYATKAYGQRK; encoded by the coding sequence ATGTCAAACGGTTCAGTTTTATTAGTCCTTTATGAAGGTGGTAAGCACGCAGCAGAGCAAGAGAAACTATTGGGTGCTATTGAAAACGAATTAGGTATCAGAAAATACATCGAATCCAATGGTTATAAATTATTGACTACCATTGATAAGGATCCTGAACCAACTTCAGCAGTTGACgaacatttgaaagatgcaGAAATTGTCATCACAACACCATTTTATCCTGCATACATCACTAAATCAAGAATTGCTCAAGCTcccaaattgaaattggcaaTTACCGCTGGTGTAGGTTCTGATCACGTTGATTTGAATGCTGCTAATGAAAGGAAAATTACTGTGGCTGAAGTGACTGGTTCAAATGTTGTGTCAGTTGCTGAGCATGTCGTTATGACCATTTTGGTTCTAATTAGAAACTATAACGGTGGTCATCATCAAGCTGTTAATGGAGAATGGGATATTGCCGGTGTTGCCAAGAATGAATATGACTTAGAGGACAAGGTTATTTCCACTGTCGGTGCAGGTAGAATCGGTTACAGAGTTCTGGAAAGACTTGTTGCATTCAACCCTAAGAAATTGTTGTACTACGACTACCAAGATTTACCAGCTGAAGCTGTCAAGAGATTAAACGATGTGAGTCAATTGCTCAACGGTAGAGGTGATATTGTGCAAAGAGTTggaaaattggaagatatgGTTTCCCAATCTGATGTTGTCACTATCAATGCACCATTGCATGAAGGTACTAGAGGTCTTTTCAACAAGGAATTGATTTCCCACATGAAGGATGGCGCTTACTTGGTTAACACCGCCAGAGGTGCTATCTGTGTTGCTGAAGATGTTGCCGATGCTGTTAAATCTGGTAAATTACGTGGTTACGGTGGTGATGTTTGGGATAAGCAACCAGCTCCAAAGGATCACCCATGGAGATCAATGGACAACAGGGATCACACTGGTAACGCTATGACCGTTCACATCAGTGGTACTTCTTTGGACGCCCAAGAGAGATACGCTCTAGGTGTTAAAAGCATTCTTGAAAGTTACTTCTCCAAGAAATTCGACTACCGTCCACAAGATGTCATCGTCAAAGATGGTGAATACGCTACAAAGGCCTATGGACAAAGGAAATAg